Proteins from a genomic interval of Zingiber officinale cultivar Zhangliang chromosome 1B, Zo_v1.1, whole genome shotgun sequence:
- the LOC122044023 gene encoding cytokinin dehydrogenase 10-like has translation MAAGTSSWLDNIAPEIASKLHSDVEAVARFATDYGGIISAAPPAAVFRPSSPEDIAALIRCANGADSPFSVAARGNGHSTHGQAFAPGGVAIDMAELRGGGQRIRVSAEESYVDAGGEQLWIDVLEETLSHGMSMRSWVDYLYLTVGGTLSNAGVGGMVFQHGPMVSSVLELDVITGKGEMLTCSPKLHSDLFNGVLGGLGQLGVITRARISLRPTPAKVRWLRLFYTDFDSLTSDQEFLISLRDKVGFDYVEGQVLLNHQQVDDPNFFSIKEAERINQLTAEFNAMYLLEVAVFFDSTSLVDQKVEGLLKQLSFVPGFAFSKDVSHLEFLNRVYTEEEHRKSSMAVDPSKIRHPWLNLFVPKSRIRDFQTGAEGILQNINPTGVVLLYPMNRNRWNENMTVVVPDEDVFYSVEFLWTSTEEDWKNLEAGNNEILGFCHRQGVQAKQYLAHYKSRTDWMEHFGEVKWKRFMQLKQTYDPKALLSPEQHIFTN, from the exons ATGGCTGCCGGAACTTCATCGTGGCTCGACAACATCGCACCCGAGATCGCAAGCAAGCTCCATTCCGACGTCGAAGCCGTCGCCCGATTCGCCACCGACTACGGCGGCATCATCAGTGCCGCGCCTCCGGCGGCCGTGTTCCGCCCCTCTTCACCGGAGGACATCGCGGCGCTCATCCGTTGCGCGAACGGCGCTGACTCCCCGTTCTCCGTCGCTGCCCGCGGCAACGGGCACTCCACCCACGGGCAGGCCTTCGCGCCCGGCGGCGTGGCCATCGACATGGCGGAGCTCCGCGGCGGAGGGCAGCGGATCCGTGTGTCGGCGGAGGAGTCGTACGTCGACGCCGGCGGGGAGCAGCTCTGGATCGACGTGCTGGAAGAGACGCTGAGCCACGGAATGTCGATGCGGTCGTGGGTGGACTACTTATACTTGACGGTCGGCGGCACGCTGTCGAACGCCGGTGTCGGCGGCATGGTTTTCCAGCACGGGCCGATGGTCTCCAGCGTGCTCGAGTTAGACGTCATCACCGGAAAGGGTGAGATGCTAACGTGCTCTCCGAAGTTGCACTCAGACTTATTCAACGGAGTCCTCGGCGGACTCGGCCAGTTGGGCGTCATCACCCGAGCTCGGATCAGTCTCCGCCCAACGCCGGCGAAGGTCCGATGGCTGAGGCTGTTCTACACCGACTTCGACAGCTTGACAAG TGACCAAGAGTTCCTGATCTCGCTGAGAGACAAAGTCGGGTTCGACTACGTGGAGGGGCAGGTCCTCCTGAACCACCAGCAAGTCGACGACCCCAACTTCTTCTCCATCAAAGAAGCCGAGAGAATCAACCAGCTCACTGCCGAGTTCAACGCAATGTACCTCTTGGAAGTAGCCGTGTTCTTCGACTCTACGTCCTTGGTGGATCAG AAAGTCGAGGGCTTGCTGAAACAGCTGAGCTTTGTCCCTGGCTTTGCCTTCAGTAAGGACGTGAGCCATCTTGAATTCCTGAACAGAGTCTACACCGAGGAGGAACATAGAAAAAGCTCCATGGCCGTCGACCCCAGCAAAATCCGCCATCCATGGCTCAATCTCTTCGTGCCCAAGTCCAGAATCCGAGACTTTCAGACTGGAGCCGAAGGGATCCTCCAAAACATTAACCCTACGGGCGTTGTATTACTCTACCCCATGAACAGGAATAG GTGGAATGAGAACATGACTGTCGTAGTCCCTGATGAGGACGTCTTCTATAGTGTAGAGTTTCTTTGGACTTCCACAGAGGAGGACTGGAAGAACCTTGAGGCCGGTAACAATGAAATATTAGGGTTTTGCCATCGACAGGGCGTCCAAGCAAAGCAGTATTTAGCTCATTATAAATCGCGAACCGATTGGATGGAACACTTTGGAGAAGTTAAGTGGAAAAGGTTTATGCAGTTGAAGCAGACATATGACCCAAAGGCACTACTGTCACCAGAACAACATATATttactaattaa